The following are encoded in a window of Vicia villosa cultivar HV-30 ecotype Madison, WI unplaced genomic scaffold, Vvil1.0 ctg.000250F_1_1, whole genome shotgun sequence genomic DNA:
- the LOC131625908 gene encoding uncharacterized protein LOC131625908, translated as MACSVAFNNKNLEISFFVFKPTIVIIDDLVHVLKLFSLSAENLGCVQSSIFRSIHGNMIIWYGAWQKQSNKEKELLTSTLKSMLAKVSAMAKLIDHNFLEAYAGESIDGSSTAKLTTGDIISINTADTPSRKDLDNLSYAVLALFRSRFAKMEGVTSGLCLKGQTRPIVVCIHVWKSLHFCYSWILNSDHRKWMMPYLERFSIDMKYDIFKVVYVSGDNVVDVNYVSHHQMLENGKGSIERQIMQN; from the exons ATGGCATGTTCTGTGGCTTTTAACAACAAGAATTTGGAAATAAGTTTCTTTGTTTTCAAACCAacaattgtgattatagatgaTCTTGTTCATGTTCTCAAACTATTCTCCTTAAGTGCTGAAAACCTTGGTTGTGTTCAAAGCTCCATATTTAGAAGCATCCATGGAAATATG ATTATATGGTATGGAGCATGGCAGAAGCAATCCAACAAAGAAAAAGAGCTTCTAACCTCAACTCTT AAATCAATGCTAGCCAAAGTATCAGCCATGGCTAAATTAATTGACCACAATTTCCTTGAAGCATATGCTGGAGAATCAATAGATGGTTCATCAACTGCAAAACTAACAACTGGAGACATAATATCTATAAACACAGCAGACACACCTAGTAGAAAGGACCTTGATAACCTTTCCTACGCCGTGTTAGCTTTATTCAGATCGCGCTTTGCGAAAATGGAAGGTGTAACTTCAGGTCTGTGTTTGAAAGGACAAACTAGACCAATTGTTGTTTGCATTCATGTGTGGAAGTCTCTTCATTTTTGTTACTCGTGGATTCTTAACTCGGATCACAGGAAATGGATGATGCCTTATCTTGAACGATTCTCGATTGATATGAAGTATGATATTTTCAAAGTAGTGTATGTTAGTGGTGACAATGTTGTTGATGTTAATTATGTTTCTCATCATCAAATGTTAGAAAATGGGAAAGGGAGTATAGAAAGACAGATTATGCAGAATTGA